Proteins encoded together in one Papaver somniferum cultivar HN1 unplaced genomic scaffold, ASM357369v1 unplaced-scaffold_117, whole genome shotgun sequence window:
- the LOC113329946 gene encoding uncharacterized protein LOC113329946 codes for MFLIDASAPPSDLDASTVLQLDALCRQWMFSTMAKNLMLTVLKTGNTAKEIWDHLQRLFQDNKGSRAATLESKFVNLKFIDCNDVDDYCDKLKALANRLNDLDFPMNDKRLVIQLVNGLPEEYNTVASFIQQSMPSFDAARSQLRTKEIRREQQSISGSHTALAAANINSPSFVAAEVRHQGFSASPIHRQ; via the coding sequence ATGTTTCTTATAGATGCATCAGCCCCGCCGTCGGATCTAGACGCTTCCACCGTTCTTCAACTGGATGCTCTCTGCCGCcaatggatgttctccaccatggccaAAAATTTGATGCTCACTGTTCTCAAAACCGGAAACACAGCGAAAGAGATTTGGGATCATCTTCAACGTCTTTTCCAAGACAACAAAGGTAGTCGTGCCGCAACACTTGAGAGTAAGTTTGTAAACCTCAAATTTATTGATTGCAATGATGTTGATGATTACTGTGATAAGTTAAAGGCACTTGCAAATCGATTAAATGACCTTGATTTTCCCATGAACGATAAACGATTGGTAATACAACTTGTCAATGGACTTCCGGAGGAGTATAATACTGTTGCTTCGTTTATTCAACAATCCATGCCATCGTTTGACGCCGCTCGGTCTCAACTACGCACTAAGGAGATTCGACGTGAACAACAATCCATTTCCGGATCACATACCGCCCTTGCCGCTGCGAACATCAACTCTCCTTCATTTGTTGCCGCTGAAGTTCGTCATCAAGGATTTTCTGCGTCTCCTATACACCGGcagtag